Proteins from one Pithys albifrons albifrons isolate INPA30051 chromosome 2, PitAlb_v1, whole genome shotgun sequence genomic window:
- the CRYBG1 gene encoding beta/gamma crystallin domain-containing protein 1 isoform X3: MPAESPRAPRSPRCRCHSRPGCRREDPAHSPAQPGMARRGRFQRLFGRSESEDSEPEGAAATPHRPSAAAAPKRRPAFPHWRPKKKEQHPRGGCDAAPARSPPPAFPAESPAPRYYDVSGRRYTVQENQIPSVICPHSYVLPAISMSTASLPAALRKSTSHLPDSSREENKKKPVLERLGNLFGTGKRKNVKSSVEHTSHHRGGRSVSPHRAQPIYCRHIKEGHEAPQVQHQVRNVCGVSEAQEYNFSGEVRPLYHDTISEWSSRGVSSDSEWSADWSGSSETIKNSFCESSLNVETLGLEKESVTDINNSTTPDFIKSLRNLSSEDLEKSILSHKQLVNTWVSEEPGHAKPKDLPYELESAASEHTYSARVLTVDIYLRKKDEFLNEPVTIRSEDNSSDFDTMDKKSASKRSGKRRKSQSSGDIPNGERNQTETTAREESGFEDDNSSEVFSDKIINSERKVRSPQQTPERNSSSSSNNQDLKVGSAHKGASKAETDKGKQQVSSSTSARRRSYKKNQSDAVPISPTGLKGQVKDYSSKRQPLASPENNPVTKRTSVEKGAIPVAFGEDTLESSKVSLTTKTEDNALVCAEGRNETKAVKHGNGLDGRTFLHTDGIKSGDLCLSAERQTNSDLDNSKLKSLDASRTVTTKISLPAKPKNIELNLKTPANQDSLENEQDTLEKPVNKTNSNIANKISLFENKCANQSQRLTDIPASKNSTVPSTFVGRAKLKFGKQPKENELPDKTLNKQSSRLKLFENGTPEKESTADLKGKNEEGFASYEDIGKPTELKVKAAISLFNQSSKSDASSVSLKQAEPELTTAKKESSPFKLALHSPIKSENAQDSFYQRNYTSSEFHRNEEKMLLNTEVLSPCNNDKYPLSSHQASRSKYKKMENGDRKAKPGDLTFAALQDDESNQESVLVSEHNVSSQKSPGKACNGSAEDNSIFDSPSDMKEFAETIKNLESSVCLPQKKKRSKLPKSPAPYFAMPPIHEDNLEKVFDPSVFTFGLGLRREKTQDLLPAQQLKMQSLETIARVRPKRASTEQSIIFKALQSCREEPVFTHEINGKDNIDGTDGEIKRSRLEKSSLFSSLLSSTPKEKFFNPSVTSVNNTTTAFATDSSGMPPLQLDASGPFSMPQKSESLPDIKFPSFVEKYMQADSAKKELSLQMPGYGNPEKSFSSWLGPSRYESNVPPGLLDVDTLSRNGQSKINPRPGKLVIYCDSDCQKTGIEVFHDVMDCSSWVLSPTIFIKVIRGCWILYEKPNFEGPSIPLEEGEVELPDIWGAGSSEEQNDCKPIKPAVIGSIRHVVKDYRVCRIDLYTEPEGLGIVTSFFDDTEETGVFGTTQKTCSIKVHWGVWLIYEEPGFQGVPLMLEPGEYPNLAFWEKKEAYIRSMRPLKMGGRKVEFSGEPKVIVYEKPFFEGKHVEIESEIFMLDDKESEEKTRLPLTSVGSMKVLGGVWVAYEKPGFEGHQYLLEEGAYRDWTDWGGYDEELQSLRPIVGDFTSSHMIMYSEKDFGSKGSNINVLGIISNLKDTGYGLRTQSINVLSGVWVAYENPEFTGEQYILAKGLYPSIEAWGGKNCKISSVQPIIMDFVGSVRGKVKSKCRVYHGTENQGEMLLADLFGSLH; this comes from the exons tCCACCTCACACCTTCCAGATTCTTCcagagaagagaataaaaagaaaccaGTTTTGGAAAGACTTGGAAATTTGTTTGgtacagggaaaaggaaaaacgTCAAGAGTTCAGTAGAACACACTTCACATCATAGAGGAGGGAGGTCAGTTTCTCCTCACAGAGCACAGCCCATATACTGTAGGCACATAAAGGAAGGACATGAAGCTCCTCAAGTACAGCACCAAGTGAGAAACGTATGTGGTGTTTCTGAGGCACAGGAATATAATTTCAGTGGGGAAGTAAGACCACTGTATCACGATACCATTTCAGAATGGAGTAGTAGGGGAGTCTCTTCTGACAGTGAGTGGTCAGCAGATTGGAGCGGCAGCAGTGAAACTATTAAAAACTCTTTCTGTGAGAGTAGCCTGAATGTGGAAACCTTGGGACTGGAGAAAGAATCTGTCACAGATATAAATAATTCCACAACTCCAGATTTCATAAAGAGCTTGAGAAATTTGTCTAGTGAAGACTTAGAAAAGAGTATCTTAAGCCACAAGCAGCTTGTGAACACGTGGGTGTCTGAGGAGCCTGGGCATGCAAAACCAAAGGATTTGCCATACGAGTTGGAATCTGCAGCGAGTGAACACACATATTCTGCTAGAGTGTTAACAGTTGATATCtatctaagaaaaaaagacGAGTTCCTTAATGAACCTGTGACTATTAGATCAGAAGATAATAGTAGTGATTTTGACACAATGGATAAAAAGTCTGCTAGTAAAAGAtctggaaaaaggagaaagtctCAGTCATCTGGTGACATTCCAAATGGAGAGAGAAACCAGACCGAGACTACTGCAAGAGAAGAATCTGGTTTTGAGGATGATAACTCTTCTGAGGTATTTTCAGACAAGATAATAAACTCTGAAAGAAAAGTGAGGTCTCCTCAACAGACTCCTGAAAGGAATTCCTCTTCATCAAGTAATAATCAGGACCTAAAAGTTGGATCTGCTCACAAAGGGGCATCTAAAGCTGAAACTGACAAAGGCAAGCAGCAGGTCTCCAGTTCAACCTCTGCAAGGAGAAGATCATATAAAAAGAATCAGTCGGATGCTGTACCTATTTCCCCTACTGGTCTGAAGGGTCAGGTAAAAGATTACTCTTCAAAAAGGCAACCTTTAGCATCACCAGAGAATAACCCAGTGACAAAAAGAACTTCGGTGGAAAAGGGAGCTATACCTGTGGCTTTTGGGGAAGACACCTTGGAGTCTTCCAAAGTTTCTTTGACCACTAAGACAGAAGACAATGCCTTGGTGTGTGCTGAAGGCAGAAATGAGACCAAGGCTGTAAAGCATGGTAATGGTTTGGATGGAAGAACTTTCTTGCATACTGATGGGATTAAAAGTGGAGACCTGTGTCTGTCAGCTGAGAGACAGACAAATTCTGATTTAGACAACTCGAAGTTGAAGAGTTTGGATGCTTCCAGAACAGTCACAACAAAGATTAGCCT TCCAGCCAAGCCGAAGAACATAGAGCTGAATTTGAAAACACCTGCAAATCAAGATAGTTTAGAAAATGAACAGGATACTCTTGAAAAACCAGTTAATAAAACTAACAGCAACATTGCCAACAAAATTTCcttgtttgaaaataaatgtgctAACCAGAGCCAGAGGCTTACTGACATCCCTGCCTCAAAAAATAGTACTGTACCAAGCACATTTGTTGGCAGAGCAAAGCTGAAATTTGGAAAACAACCTAAAGAAAATGAACTGCCTGATAAAACGTTAAATAAGCAAAGCAGTCGTCTGAAGTTATTTGAGAATGGAAcaccagagaaagaaagcactGCAGACTTAAAAGGTAAAAACGAGGAAGGCTTTGCCTCTTATGAGGACATTGGGAAGCCAACAGAACTTAAAGTAAAAGCTGCAATATCCCTTTTTAACCAAAGCAGCAAAAGTGATGCTAGTAGTGTCTCTCTGAAGCAAGCAGAACCAGAATTAAccacagcaaaaaaagaaagttcaCCTTTTAAACTAGCTTTGCACTCACCCATTAAAAGTGAAAATGCTCAAGATTCTTTCTACCAAAGAAATTACACAAGCTCAGAATtccacagaaatgaagaaaagatgCTGCTTAACACAGAGGTTTTATCACCTTGCAATAATGATAAATATCCTCTATCATCTCATCAGGCATCAAGATCAAAATATAAGAAGATGGAAAATGGAGATAGAAAGGCAAAGCCAGGAGATTTGACctttgcagcactgcaggatgaTGAGAGCAATCAAGAAAGTGTATTGGTATCAGAGCACAATGTCAGTTCCCAAAAGAGCCCAGGCAAAGCCTGTAATGGATCTGCTGAAGACAATAGCATTTTTGATTCCCCATCTGACATGAAGGAGTTTgctgaaacaataaaaaacttGGAAAGCTCAGTTTGTTTACCCCAGAAAAAAAAGCGGTCAAAGCTTCCCAAGTCCCCAGCACCCTACTTCGCAATGCCTCCCATTCATGAAGACAACTTGGAGAAAGTATTTGATCCTAGTGTATTTACTTTTGGTTTGGggctgaggagggaaaaaacacagGATCTGTTACCAGCTCAACAACTTAAAATGCAAAGCCTGGAAACGATAGCCAGAGTCAGGCCCAAGCGTGCATCAACGGAGCAAAGTATCATATTCAAAGCTCTGCAGTCATGTAGAGAGGAACCTGTATTTACTcatgaaataaatggaaaagacAACATTGATGGTACAGATGGTGAAATTAAGAGATCACGGCTTGAAAAAAGTTCCCTCTTCTCAAGCTTGCTGTCTTCTACACCTAAAGAAAAGTTTTTTAATCCTTCTGTCACCTCAGTAAATAATACCACAACAGCTTTTGCAACGGACTCCTCAGGAATGCCTCCCTTACAACTGGATGCTTCTGGGCCATTCAGCATGCCTCAAAAATCTGAG TCTCTTCCAGATATAAAGTTTCCAAGTTTTGTGGAGAAGTACATGCAAGCAGATAGTGCAAAAAAAGAACTAAGCTTACAAATGCCCGGCTATGGCAACCCTGAGAAAAGTTTTTCCAGCTGGCTAGGGCCAAGCAGATATGAATCAAATGTCCCACCTGGTTTATTAGATGTGGAT ACACTTTCAAGAAATGGACAAAGTAAAATCAATCCCAGACCTGGCAAG ctgGTGATATACTGTGACTCAGACTGTCAAAAAACTGGTATTGAAGTTTTCCATGATGTTATGGATTGCAGTTCTTGGGTTCTGTCACCAACAATTTTCATTAAAGTCATCAGAGGATG ctggATACTCTATGAGAAACCAAATTTTGAAGGCCCCTCTATTCCACTGGAAGAAGGAGAGGTGGAACTCCCAGATATTTGGGGTGCAGGTAGTTCTGAAGAGCAAAATGACTGCAAACCTATAAAGCCTGCAGTGATTGGTTCAATAAGACATGTTGTTAAG GATTACAGGGTTTGCCGCATTGATTTGTATACAGAGCCTGAAGGGTTAGGAATTGTGACTTCCTTTTTTGATGACACTGAAGAAACAGGGGTGTTTGGCACCACTCAGAAGACTTGTTCTATTAAAGTGCATTGGGGAGT ATGGCTAATTTACGAAGAACCTGGTTTCCAGGGAGTCCCTCTAATGTTGGAGCCTGGTGAATATCCTAATTTAGCATTCTGGGAGAAGAAGGAAGCCTACATTAGGTCCATGAGGCCCTTGAAAATG ggTGGTCGCAAGGTTGAATTCAGTGGAGAGCCAAAG GTAATCGTTTATGAGAAGCCTTTCTTTGAAGGGAAACATGTGGAAATAGAGTCAGAGATCTTTATGCTTGATGACAAGGAATCAGAAGAAAAGACAAGACTTCCACTTACATCAGTGGGATCCATGAAAGTACTAGGAGGAGT TTGGGTCGCTTATGAGAAGCCTGGGTTTGAAGGCCATCAGTACTTGCTGGAGGAAGGAGCGTATCGGGATTGGACAGATTGGGGTGGCTACGATGAGGAGTTGCAGTCCCTGCGACCAATTGTTGGC GACTTCACAAGCTCCCATATGATAATGTACAGTGAAAAAGACTTTGGATCAAAGGGTTCCAATATTAATGTGTTAGGAATTATTTCCAATTTGAAAGACACTGGATATGGGCTGAGGACACAGTCTATCAACGTGCTCAGTGGCGT gtGGGTGGCTTATGAGAATCCTGAGTTTACAGGGGAGCAGTATATACTGGCTAAAGGACTGTATCCCAGCATTGAGGCATGGGGGGGAAAGAATTGCAAAATATCTTCAGTTCAACCCATCATCATG GATTTTGTTGGAAGTGTAAGGGGTAAAGTCAAG tcaaAATGCAGAGTGTATCATGGAACTGAAAACCAGGGAGAAATGTTATTAGCTGACTTGTTTGGCAGTCTTCATTAG